CTGCCATGGTGGTCACAGTGGATGCTCAACGTACCTTGGGCGATATTCCACATTCTTATTATTACGCTGCAAGCCTTTATCTTTATGGTTCTGACGATTGTCTATCTGGCGATGGCGTCTGAAGAACATTAATTTTCACAACCAACTGCTTAGTTTTAACTGAAATAACTGGAGACTGTCATGGAAAACCTAAACACGGATCTACTCTATCTGGTTGCTGCAATCATGATTAGCTTTGCATCAATCAGTGCCGCGATAGGTATTAGTATTTTGGGTGGTAAATTCCTCGAAGGCGCCGCTCGTCAGCCGGATCTTGTTCCTCTGTTACGGACGCAGTTCTTCATCGTAATGGGTCTGGTCGACGCCATCCCGATGATCGCCGTAGGTTTAGGGCTCTATGTCATGTTCGCCGTCGCCGGATAACGTGCAGTTTTGAACGTATTGAGAACAAAACCATTTTTTCACTTTAAAAGAGGCATTGTGCTGTGAATCTTAATGCAACAATCCTCGGCCAGGCGATAGCGTTTGTCCTGTTTGTCTGGTTCTGCATGAAGTACGTATGGCCACCTATCATGTCGGCCATCGAAAAGCGTCAGAAAGAGATTGCTGACGGTTTAGCTTCAGCAGAGCAGGCTAAGAAAGACCTGAGCCTAGCGCAAGCCAACGTGACCGACCAGATGTCTCAGGCGAAAGCCGAAGCGCTGGTGATTATTGAACAGGCTAACAAGCGCAAGACGCAGATCGTTGAAGAAGCTAAAGCCGAAGCCGAACAGGAGCGCGAAAAAATCCTCGCTCAGGCTAAGGCCGAAATCGACGCGGAGCGCAAGCGCGCCCGTGAAGAGCTGCGTAAACAGGTGGCTATGCTAGCGATTGCCGGCGCCGAGAAAATTATCGAACGTTCCGTGGATGAAGCTGCCAATAGCGACATCGTTGATAAACTGGTCGCTGAACTGTAAGGAGGGAGGGGCAGATGTCTGAATTTATTACTGTAGCTCGCCCCTACGCCAAAGCAGCTTTTGACTTTGCCGTTGAGCAAAACGCGCTGGACGACTGGCAGCAGATGCTGGCATTTGCTGCCGAAGTCAGCCGTAACGAGCAGGTCTACGGTTTGTTGTCCGGCGCGCTTGCGTCGGAACACATGGCGGAGACTTTCATCGCTGTTTGCGGCGAGCAGCTCAACGAGAATGGCCAAAATCTGATAAAGATCATGGCTGAAAATGGACGTTTAATCGTGCTTCCTGACGTGCTAGAACAGTTCATTCAGCTGCGTTCAGAACAGGAGTCCACCATTGATGTGGAAGTGACTTCTGCCGCTGCGCTGAATGACGACCAGTTGGCAAAGATTGCCGCTGCGATGGAAAAACGTTTGTCGCGCAAAGTTAAGCTAAATTGCAAAATTGATAAGTCTGTTATCGCCGGTTTTATTATCCGTGCTGGCGATATGGTGATTGACGACAGCGTACGCGGCCGTCTGGATCGCCTGGCAGACGTCTTGCAGTCTTAAGGGGACTGGAGCATGCAACTGAATTCCACAGAAATCAGCGAACTGATCAAGCAACGCATTGCTCAGTTTAACATGGTGAGCGAAGCTCACAATGAAGGTACTATCGTTTCCGTCAGTGACGGAATCATCCGCATTCACGGTCTGGCCGACGTTATGCAGGGCGAGATGATCGCACTGCCGGGCAGCCGTTATGCTATCGCACTGAACCTTGAACGCGACTCCGTTGGTGCCGTTGTTATGGGTCCGTACACTGACCTTGCCGAAGGCATGAAGGTGAAATGTACTGGCCGTATTCTTGAGGTTCCAGTTGGTCGCGGTTTGCTGGGTCGCGTAGTGAACACTCTGGGTGAGCCGATTGACGGCAAAGGCCCTGTTGATCACGACGGATTCTCTCCGGTTGAAATGATTGCGCCGGGCGTTATCGAACGCCAGTCGGTCGATCAGCCAGTACAAACCGGCTATAAGGCCGTTGACTCCATGATCCCAATCGGTCGTGGTCAGCGTGAGCTTATCATCGGTGACCGTCAGACCGGTAAAACTGCACTGGCTATCGACGCCATCATCAACCAGCGTGATTCCGGCATCAAGTGTATCTACGTGGCCATCGGCCAGAAAGCGTCAACCATCGCTAACGTAGTGCGCAAATTGGAAGAACACAACGCGCTGGCTAACACCATTGTCGTCGTTGCTTCCGCATCTGAATCTGCGGCACTGCAGTATCTGGCTCCGTATGCGGGCTGCGCCATGGGTGAATACTTCCGCGATCGCGGTGAAGATGCGCTGATTATTTATGATGACCTGTCTAAGCAGGCCGTTGCCTATCGTCAAATTTCCCTGCTGCTTCGTCGTCCACCAGGACGTGAAGCGTTCCCAGGCGACGTTTTCTATCTCCACTCTCGTCTGCTGGAGCGCGCTGCTCGCGTTAACGCTGAGTACGTTGAAGCCTTTACCAAAGGCGAAGTGAAGGGGCAAACGGGCTCGCTGACGGCTCTGCCGATCATCGAAACTCAGGCGGGGGACGTATCTGCGTTCGTACCGACCAACGTTATCTCCATTACTGACGGTCAGATTTTCCTTGAGTCTAACCTGTTTAACGCGGGTATCCGCCCAGCCGTTAACCCAGGCATCTCTGTATCCCGTGTTGGTGGTGCAGCTCAGACCAAGATCATGAAGAAACTGTCAGGCGGTATCCGTACTGCACTTGCGCAGTATCGCGAACTGGCAGCGTTCTCTCAGTTTGCTTCTGACCTAGACGACGCAACGCGTAAGCAGCTGAGCCACGGCCAGAAGGTGACTGAGCTTCTCAAGCAGAAGCAGTATGCGCCTATGTCAGTTGCTGCCCAGTCTCTGGTGCTTTATGCAGCCGAGCGCGGTTACCTGGAAGACGTTGAACTGGAAAAAATTGGTCGTTTCGAAGAGGCGCTGTTGGCCTATGCCGATCGCGACCACGCTGAGCTTTTAGCGAAGATCAACCAAACCGGTGGCTACGGTGATGATATCGAGGCTGGCTTGAAGGCTATTCTTGATACGTTTAAAGCCACTCAGTCTTGGTAATAATCCTGCGGCCTGAAAGGGCCGTCTGGTTATGAGGAGAATCTAATGGCCGGCGCAAAAGAAATACGTAGCAAGATTGGAAGCGTGCAAAACACGCAGAAGATCACCAAAGCGATGGAGATGGTTGCCGCGTCCAAAATGCGCAAGTCGCAGGATCGCATGTCGGCAAGCCGTCCTTACGCCGAGACGATGCGCAAAGTGATTGGTCACCTTGCGCTGGGGAATCTTGAGTATAAGCATCCCTATCTGGAAGAACGTGAAGTCAAGCGCGTAGGCTATCTGATCGTTTCTACCGACCGCGGCCTGTGCGGCGGCTTGAACATTAACCTGTTCAAGAAGCTGTTGAATGAAATGAAAGAGTGGAACGACAAGGGCGTAAGCGTCGATTTGGCGCTGATCGGTTCTAAAGGCGCTTCTTTCTTCTCATCAGTAGGCGCAAATATCGTTGCTCAGGTTACGGGTATGGGGGATTCCCCTAGCGTGTCTGAGCTGATAGGTCCGGTGAAGGTCATGCTTCAGGCCTACGACGAAGGTCGTTTGGACAGACTGTTTGTGGCAAACAACCGCTTTGTAAACACCATGTCTCAGTCTCCAGAAGTTCGGCAGCTGCTTCCGCTGCCCGCCTCGGAAGACGAAGATATTAAAAGCAAAACCTGGGACTATCTCTACGAACCCGATCCGAAGTCGCTGCTCGATACGCTGCTTCGCCGTTACGTAGAGTCGCAGGTTTATCAAAGTGTTGTAGAAAACCTGGCCAGCGAACAGGCGGCCCGAATGGTGGCGATGAAGGCTGCAACCGACAACGGCGGCGAGCTGATTAAAGAGCTTCAGTTAGTTTATAACAAAGCGCGTCAGGCCAGCATTACTCAGGAACTTACCGAGATTGTCTCTGGGGCTTCGGCGGTCTAAAGGCTTGGTTTAGGAATTACGTAGAGGATTCAAGATGGCTACTGGAAAGATTATCCAGGTTATCGGCGCCGTAGTGGACGCCGAGTTCCCACAAGACGCCGTACCAAAAGTGTATGACGCGCTTGAAGTGCAAATTGATGCCAAGCTGGTTCTGGAAGTTCAACAGCAGCTCGGCGGTGGCGTTGTTCGCTGCATCGCGATGGGTACTTCAGACGGCCTGAGCCGCGGTCTGGACGTTCTCGATCTGGAACACCCGATCGAAGTGCCGGTAGGTAAAGCGACGCTGGGCCGTATCATGAACGTGCTGGGTCATCCTATCGATATGAAGGGCGACATCGGCGAAGAAGAGCGCTGGGCAATTCACCGCGCTGCACCAAGCTACGAAGACCTGTCGGGCGCAACTGAACTGCTGGAAACCGGCATCAAGGTTATCGACCTGATTTGTCCGTTCGCCAAGGGCGGTAAAGTTGGCCTGTTCGGCGGCGCCGGTGTAGGTAAAACCGTAAACATGATGGAGCTCATCCGTAACATCGCGACTGAGCACTCAGGCTACTCCGTATTCGCAGGCGTGGGTGAACGTACCCGTGAAGGTAACGACTTCTACCACGAAATGACCGAATCCAACGTACTGGATAAAGTATCGCTGGTATACGGCCAGATGAACGAGCCGCCAGGAAACCGTCTGCGCGTAGCATTAACCGGTTTGACCATGGCAGAGAAGTTCCGTGACGAAGGCCGTGACGTTCTGCTGTTTATCGATAACATCTACCGCTATACACTGGCCGGTACGGAAGTATCCGCACTGCTGGGCCGTATGCCTTCAGCGGTAGGCTACCAGCCGACGCTGGCAGAAGAAATGGGTGTGCTTCAGGAACGTATTACTTCTACCAAGACAGGGTCTATCACCTCTGTTCAGGCGGTATACGTACCTGCGGATGACTTGACCGACCCGTCTCCGGCGACCACCTTCGCCCACTTGGATGCTACCGTCGTTCTGAGCCGTCAAATTGCCTCTCTGGGTATTTACCCTGCGGTTGACCCACTGGACTCTACCAGCCGTCAGCTGGATCCTCTGGTTGTTGGTCAAGAGCACTATGACTGCGCTCGCGGCGTTCAGTCTATTCTTCAGCGTTATCAGGAACTGAAGGACATCATCGCCATTCTGGGTATGGATGAACTGTCTGAAAGCGACAAGCTGGTAGTATCTCGTGCACGTAAAATTCAGCGCTTCCTGTCTCAGCCGTTCTTCGTGGCAGAAGTGTTTACCGGTTCTCCGGGCAAGTACGTGTCGCTGAAGGATACTATCCGCGGCTTTAACGGCATCAT
This DNA window, taken from Leminorella richardii, encodes the following:
- the atpE gene encoding F0F1 ATP synthase subunit C; translation: MENLNTDLLYLVAAIMISFASISAAIGISILGGKFLEGAARQPDLVPLLRTQFFIVMGLVDAIPMIAVGLGLYVMFAVAG
- the atpF gene encoding F0F1 ATP synthase subunit B, whose product is MNLNATILGQAIAFVLFVWFCMKYVWPPIMSAIEKRQKEIADGLASAEQAKKDLSLAQANVTDQMSQAKAEALVIIEQANKRKTQIVEEAKAEAEQEREKILAQAKAEIDAERKRAREELRKQVAMLAIAGAEKIIERSVDEAANSDIVDKLVAEL
- the atpH gene encoding F0F1 ATP synthase subunit delta; protein product: MSEFITVARPYAKAAFDFAVEQNALDDWQQMLAFAAEVSRNEQVYGLLSGALASEHMAETFIAVCGEQLNENGQNLIKIMAENGRLIVLPDVLEQFIQLRSEQESTIDVEVTSAAALNDDQLAKIAAAMEKRLSRKVKLNCKIDKSVIAGFIIRAGDMVIDDSVRGRLDRLADVLQS
- the atpA gene encoding F0F1 ATP synthase subunit alpha produces the protein MQLNSTEISELIKQRIAQFNMVSEAHNEGTIVSVSDGIIRIHGLADVMQGEMIALPGSRYAIALNLERDSVGAVVMGPYTDLAEGMKVKCTGRILEVPVGRGLLGRVVNTLGEPIDGKGPVDHDGFSPVEMIAPGVIERQSVDQPVQTGYKAVDSMIPIGRGQRELIIGDRQTGKTALAIDAIINQRDSGIKCIYVAIGQKASTIANVVRKLEEHNALANTIVVVASASESAALQYLAPYAGCAMGEYFRDRGEDALIIYDDLSKQAVAYRQISLLLRRPPGREAFPGDVFYLHSRLLERAARVNAEYVEAFTKGEVKGQTGSLTALPIIETQAGDVSAFVPTNVISITDGQIFLESNLFNAGIRPAVNPGISVSRVGGAAQTKIMKKLSGGIRTALAQYRELAAFSQFASDLDDATRKQLSHGQKVTELLKQKQYAPMSVAAQSLVLYAAERGYLEDVELEKIGRFEEALLAYADRDHAELLAKINQTGGYGDDIEAGLKAILDTFKATQSW
- the atpG gene encoding F0F1 ATP synthase subunit gamma codes for the protein MAGAKEIRSKIGSVQNTQKITKAMEMVAASKMRKSQDRMSASRPYAETMRKVIGHLALGNLEYKHPYLEEREVKRVGYLIVSTDRGLCGGLNINLFKKLLNEMKEWNDKGVSVDLALIGSKGASFFSSVGANIVAQVTGMGDSPSVSELIGPVKVMLQAYDEGRLDRLFVANNRFVNTMSQSPEVRQLLPLPASEDEDIKSKTWDYLYEPDPKSLLDTLLRRYVESQVYQSVVENLASEQAARMVAMKAATDNGGELIKELQLVYNKARQASITQELTEIVSGASAV
- the atpD gene encoding F0F1 ATP synthase subunit beta encodes the protein MATGKIIQVIGAVVDAEFPQDAVPKVYDALEVQIDAKLVLEVQQQLGGGVVRCIAMGTSDGLSRGLDVLDLEHPIEVPVGKATLGRIMNVLGHPIDMKGDIGEEERWAIHRAAPSYEDLSGATELLETGIKVIDLICPFAKGGKVGLFGGAGVGKTVNMMELIRNIATEHSGYSVFAGVGERTREGNDFYHEMTESNVLDKVSLVYGQMNEPPGNRLRVALTGLTMAEKFRDEGRDVLLFIDNIYRYTLAGTEVSALLGRMPSAVGYQPTLAEEMGVLQERITSTKTGSITSVQAVYVPADDLTDPSPATTFAHLDATVVLSRQIASLGIYPAVDPLDSTSRQLDPLVVGQEHYDCARGVQSILQRYQELKDIIAILGMDELSESDKLVVSRARKIQRFLSQPFFVAEVFTGSPGKYVSLKDTIRGFNGIMNGEYDHLPEQAFYMVGSIDEAVEKAKKL